A single window of Anaerolineales bacterium DNA harbors:
- the rpsS gene encoding 30S ribosomal protein S19 yields MSRSLKKGPYIEPKLLKKIEIMNLRGDKKVLRTWSRASTVFPQMVGHTVAVHDGRRHVPIYITENMVGHKLGEFAPTRTFRGHVQRDKTTKTTTA; encoded by the coding sequence ATGTCGCGATCACTCAAGAAGGGCCCTTACATCGAGCCCAAGCTGCTGAAGAAGATCGAGATCATGAACCTGCGTGGCGACAAGAAGGTGCTGCGGACCTGGAGCCGGGCAAGCACCGTGTTCCCGCAGATGGTCGGCCACACCGTTGCTGTGCACGACGGGCGGCGCCATGTCCCGATCTACATTACCGAGAACATGGTTGGCCACAAGCTGGGCGAGTTCGCACCGACCCGCACCTTCCGGGGTCATGTCCAGAGAGACAAGACCACCAAGACGACAACTGCGTAG